AAAGGTCAAGTTGAGAAGCAATCTAATTCCATTGGATTGCTTCTTTTTTGTCGGACAGTATTCCATATAAGAGGCATAATCTTGAAGACTTGAAATTGAGATAAATTTGGTAATCGCACAGAAAGAGCGATGTTTCCGTAGATTTAGTTAGAATAAAGGTGGCCGTGGAACAACTCGCGTCCTGCCGGCGAGAGTCTCCTTGTTCCACGGCCACCTTTGCTAGTATTGGGAGCAACGGAAATATTGCGAAGTTAGAGAGGTTGAGGTATTTGAATATCTTCTGACGGTCTACACCCTAGTAAGTTCTAGTATCACAATTGGTTCATAACAAAAAATGCTGTGGCAAGAAAGCTAATGAACATTTAGTTCGCTGTTTGTAAAAAATAAAGTTTTATTTGTCCGTAAGATCTAACCAAAGAGGGTTTTCACTAAAAATAAGGGCTTATATGTCCTTTCGGGAGACATACAACATTTGGCCGCGGTTCCGATAGCCATTACCCGGCTGGGGGTGAAGGGGAACTACGAGACTCCCGCGGGAGAAAGAGGTTGGTGAGACCCCGGAGGGAGCAAAGCGACTGAGAAGGCTCACCAGCTCGCCCGCAGGAAAGCGAGTTGCTTCACCGTAACCGTAACGCCCTTCCACGTTTCAAGTATCGGACCCATCACCTTTTGAATATATCTCGAACTAAAGTCTTCAAGATAATGGGGCTATTATATAAAAGAATATTTACAAATAAAAACGTCTCATCCATGTCTTACTTTCTTCTCTCAATCATATACATGTAAAGTGTGGACAAAAAGGAGGGAAGAGGCAGTGGATAAGTATGAGGAAAGCGCCCTTTTTGAACATAAGTTTTGGTTGCAGGTATTAGGGGATCACGCTAGGTTTATTAGGGATGCTTTATACCCTTCTGAAACGATTGATATTAAGCAAGCAAACGACTATATAGAATTGTTTGATGCCTACCTAAATAGAGTTAGAAATGAACATATGGATAATATGCAAACGTTCACGAACGAAGTCGGCAAACAGGTTCGAACGTTTCGTCACTTTAAGCTTTCATTATTGGAAAGTAATCTGCAGGGAGAAATAGGAGTTCATTTATCCCCAACTTTTTTCAATCATATGGTTAATGAGTTAGAGGAATATTTGTTAGTCATTGCCTACTTAGGGAAAGGTGAAATACCCCCTATTTTTCACGAACTACATCATCATATGCTTTGGTTGTTAGATGCAAGTGGCCATGCTGGAGCGATTCATGATCAGTTAGATGGCGTGGAAAAACGGTTGAGAAACAGAAGTGAAGAATTTACCAAGCACTTTAATCAATTTTATATGAAAGCAGTTGAGTTAACAGGGTATTTACGGACGAATCTAGAGAATTTCCCCGCACTAAACAAATTCAACGATGATGTCGAAGTGGAAATGTATTTATTTAAAACGTTTTTGAATGAGTTAGAGGAGCTGGAGCTTTCAGAAACCTTACTGGGAACTTTTTCAGGACTAATGGCAGATCATATGGTTCGAGAAGAGTGCTATTACTTATATAAAATAGCGGAGTCAACACAAAGTGAATATCCTTCTTGTGATCCTACAAAGCCTAGAACAGAAGATCCTTATTAAGCAACCAGTATTGGTTGCTTTTATTTTGGCCGAAAAACAGTGATAATGGCGGTTTCCAATGTGTTGGAGCAGACACATTACTGTCCCCTTGCAATCAGTGTTTACTTTTTATAAAGTTTTCTTAAGTACCATATATTACAAGTCCTCTCTTTGTATGTAATACCCCCTTTTTATCACAAATTAGATTGTAGGTATTTTTACAAATTCGGAGGAATGATTTATGAAAGAGAAAAAGTGGGACTTATTTGCATTAGCTTCTATTCCTCTATTGATGACGCTTGGGAATTCAATGCTTATCCCTGTTCTTCCCATCATGGAAAAGGAAATTGAAATTACCTCTTTTCAATCTAGTTTGATTATTACGATCTACTCCATTATAGCCATACCTCTTATACCAATATCAGGGTACTTATCTGATAAGTGGGGGCGTAAAAAAGTCATTATTCCCTGTTTAATCATTGTGGGGATTGGCGGAGCTCTAGCTGCTTTTGCTGCTTGGAAGGTGGAAAATCCACTAATGCTCATTCTTATTGGGAGGTTCATTCAAGGTGTTGGTGCATCAGGTGCCTTCCCAGTGGTGATTCCAACAGTTGGGGATATGTTTAAAGAAGAAGAGGAGGTAAGTAAAGGATTAGGCATTATTGAAACAGCTAATACGTTTGGCAAGGTATTAAGCCCGGTTCTTGGTGCTTTGTTAGCTGTCATTCTTTGGTTTATACCTTTTGTAGCGATTCCTGTGCTAGCTCTTATTGCCATTTTATTAGTTATGATATTGGTGAAAGTTCCTAAAGAAGAACAACAGGAAGAAACACATACATTCAAGGAATTCCTGCATATGATTAAAGATTTATTTAAAAAGAATAGTCATTGGCTTTCCGCTATTTTCATCTCTGGTGGAATCTTCATGTTTGTTCTGTTTGGTTTCTTGTTCCATTTTTCAAATTTATTGGAGGATGAGTATAAGAAATTTGGATATATAAAAGGGTTATTATTAGCTGTGCCGTTACTGTTTCTATGTGCTGCATCTTATATAGCTGGGAGTAAAGTGGGCCAGAATAAAAAAGCCATGAAAAATCTTATTCTTATTGGTCATGCAATTGCATCCATTGCACTTATTTTTGTGCAAGGAGAGCTACTGATTCGATATTTATTATTGTTATCTATTGCGGGGGTAGGGATAGGCTTAGCATTACCTTGCTTAGATGCTTATATAACGGAAGGAACTCCTAAAGAAGAAAGAGGAACGATTACATCATTATATAGTAGTATGAGGTTCGTTGGAGTCGCAGCAGGTCCTCCAGTGATTGCGGTGATGATGAAGAGTACTCCAACATGGATCTATTACCTATTTGCTATTCTTTGCTTAATTGGCTTCTTTATAAATTGGTGGGCCATTAAACCTGATGAGCAAGATGGGTGAGTAACGAAAAGACTAGGAACAGTGCTCATCCACTGTGGACTTATCTAGACATAGATAAACTACATCTTATATTCGCTGAAAAATAAAAAAAGGTGATCCTCATGATCACCTTTACTTTGTTTTAATTTCTTGAGCCATTTCTTTAAGTGTTTTTCGTTTTTGGGTGAAATAGTAACCTAAAGCTAGTGCTCCATATAATCCATTAAGGTCACTACGATCAGCTGTCTCTCTTCCTTCTTTTGTATCTTTTTTCATTGAGTTAGTAGCATCAGCTAAGGAAGAGGATAGTTTTCGTGAGGATTCCCCTATATCACCTACAATATAGAAAAGAGGGCTTAAGGCTGCAATCTTCTTATTTACGTCAGCAAGCGTGTCGTTACTATTATGAATGAGCTGACCTGTTTCTTTCATAACTTCATCTAGTTGATTTGGTAACTTCTCAACTGTTTGGTCGACTCCTTTTAAGACACTAGATAAACGATTCAGTGTCCGTGATAGAAAAATGGCTAGGATGACAAAGGCGATACCGATAAGTAATACTCCGATTCCTACGAAGTCCATATGAATTCCTCACTTTCCTAAGTGTAATTAGCTTGTCTTCTTATTAGAATAGGTGCTATATAAATTCATAGCTGCGTCACTCCAGCGAATGATGTTTGTTAATTGGTCGGTTTGTTTGGAAGATTGCATCGAAAAGTGAGCAGCTCCTCTACTTAATGCATCGTTGATATTATGTAATGACTCTCCAACGTTATGTAAGGAGTCAAACACGCCATCTGTTGAATCTACTTTGTGTTGAATATCTTCTGTGAGGCTATTGGTTTTATGTACAAGTTGTTCTGATTCATGGGATATCTCCTGCATCTTCGTCTCTAACTCTGACACAGTGTGGTCCAGACTTTGGATGGTTGAACTCACTCCATTGAGTGTTTTCACAATAAAAAAGGTTAGGTAAGCAAAAGCTAACGCCACTAATAATGCACTAATATAAATAAGTTCCATTTTACATAGACACCTCCTAAGAAATAATTTACCCCTTTTTTGATGAGCAAAACACCACGATTTACAATTATTTAAACATATTCTATTGTTTTTTAGATTACACCTGTACAAGTAAAGGGTAAGAGGGGGAAAAGGATACATTTTATAAAGGGGGTAATTTCGGTGCCTAAATGGAAAGGATTCATGAAAGAATTAGGGACAGAGTTTCAAAAAGATAACGTACCTTTACTGGCGGCAGCACAGGCTTATTACTATCTACTTGCTATTGTACCAATGTTGATTTTAATATTATCTTTGGTACCATACTTAAATATTGATCCAAATGCGGCAGTTAAATTTATTAGTAACTCACTACCTGATGGAACAGCTTCTGTATTCCGTGAAAATATTATTAGCATTGTCACACAGCCAAAAGGTGGGTTGCTGACAATCGGGATATTAGGAACAATATGGTCAGCATCCAGTGGGATGACAGCTTTTATACAAGCTTCCAATCAAGCTTATGACGTTAAAGAAGACCGTTCGTTTGTCAAGGTGAAGCTATTATCTATATTCTTAACATTTGGAATGATTCTAGCGCTCGCTGTTGCATTACTTTTACCTGTATTTGGGGAAGTGATTTTCAACTTTGTTCAGTCTTTTGTTTCGTTACCTGGTGAAATAATGGTGTTATTGCAATTAGCTAGATGGCTGATTAGTATCATTGTCATGAGTGGAGTACTTCTGCTGTTATATCGTTTTGCACCCAATAAGAAGCTTCCTTTTTCAGGGATTTTACCTGGGGCGATTTTGACTACGGTTCTATGGCTAATCATTTCTTTTGCGTTCTCTTTTTATGTGAGCAATTTCGGAAATTATTCAGCTACGTACGGAAGTTTAGGTGGCATTATTATATTAATGATTTGGTTCTTCTTAACAGGTCTTATCTTGATGGTGGGGGCAGAGATTAATTACATCTTAAATCGACAAAAACACTCAACGGGTTCATGAGTTACAAGTAAAGAAAAAGTTGTGGATGGAAAGCGAGATTTAGTTACATTGAAAGACAAAAGAAAGACCTTGGAGTAAATCCAGGGTCTTTCATTCTTGTATAGCATTCTATAGTTTGCTTGTTTGTATATCACTTTATAAGTTATACAGGACACATCCAGCTTCTATCCCGGAGGGTTTTTGATCTTATAACAAAAAATCTTTAATCTGCTTAGTAGCTTTAACCGGATCGTCACTTTTACTAATGGCTGAGAGAGACACCATTAGCGCCTGCACGTATAACCGATTCGGCATTTTGCTCATCGATGCCACCAATTCCTACCATAGGGATGGAGAGGTTAGCATCGCGCATAGAGTGAATCGTTTCAATCCCAGAGGTTTTTTTGGGCTAGTAGAAAAAATGAGGCCAACGCCGACATAATCAATGTGTTCGATGTTAGCCATTATCCCCTCTTCTAATGTGTGTACTGATAACCCAATATAGTTTCCCACAAAATTATCCACAACGGTTCTTTTGCTTTTCCAGTTAATGACCCTACACCTTTCTCCCCGGTACTGGAAGCACGTAACTCCACCACGAATTGCCTCTTGAAGGGCGGAAATAGGGTCATACTTACAATCTTGGCTCTCCAAAATAAAATACATTGTCAGCATATCTTTTATCTTACTCATCTGTTGCACTCCTAGATTCAATGTGTTCCAGATCATCAATAGCGGCTTCATCAATCGAAGCCAATGAATCTAAAAAATGTCCCTTAAACGAGCCCGGTCCATCATTTGTCCACAGCTGCTCACGCGGTAAAAGCTGCAACTGCTTTTTCCACAGATGCTCTTTCTAAGGAAAGAAAAGCTGTAAGAACAGAACCTAATAAACATCCTGTACCTGTAATACTTGATAATACGGAGGTTCCGTTGTGGTTTAGGTTGTTTCGTTACCATCGGAGATCACATCTGTTTTTCCAGTTAGGACAATAAGTGTTTGGAATCTGTTACCTGCCTGTTTGGAATGGATTGGAAAATAGGTTCTGCTTCTTGTCGCAGATAATCAGAAAAATTCATAGGTGCAATAGTATTTGGAAGCACTAGAGGGCGTAGAATGCGAGGGAGTAGATTGGCAGATATACATAAAAAAATCGCTCCGGAACTGGAGCGGTTTGGGGTTAATGTGTCATCAAAGTTTACACGTATATACATAACGCCTACGTGAGCGCTACAGCCACCGACTCCACTTCCCTTCGCTGGTACTAACTAGAACCGTATTTCAGCCTCTTGAAGAGGCGCCACTAGTGGACTTCCTATATTTACTAATAAGGTAACACAACCACAAGATTTCTTAACAGTAAACGAA
Above is a genomic segment from Pontibacillus yanchengensis containing:
- a CDS encoding DUF948 domain-containing protein — protein: MDFVGIGVLLIGIAFVILAIFLSRTLNRLSSVLKGVDQTVEKLPNQLDEVMKETGQLIHNSNDTLADVNKKIAALSPLFYIVGDIGESSRKLSSSLADATNSMKKDTKEGRETADRSDLNGLYGALALGYYFTQKRKTLKEMAQEIKTK
- a CDS encoding YhjD/YihY/BrkB family envelope integrity protein; this encodes MPKWKGFMKELGTEFQKDNVPLLAAAQAYYYLLAIVPMLILILSLVPYLNIDPNAAVKFISNSLPDGTASVFRENIISIVTQPKGGLLTIGILGTIWSASSGMTAFIQASNQAYDVKEDRSFVKVKLLSIFLTFGMILALAVALLLPVFGEVIFNFVQSFVSLPGEIMVLLQLARWLISIIVMSGVLLLLYRFAPNKKLPFSGILPGAILTTVLWLIISFAFSFYVSNFGNYSATYGSLGGIIILMIWFFLTGLILMVGAEINYILNRQKHSTGS
- a CDS encoding thiamine phosphate synthase gives rise to the protein MSKIKDMLTMYFILESQDCKYDPISALQEAIRGGVTCFQYRGERCRVINWKSKRTVVDNFVGNYIGLSVHTLEEGIMANIEHIDYVGVGLIFSTSPKKPLGLKRFTLCAMLTSPSLW
- a CDS encoding DUF948 domain-containing protein, whose protein sequence is MELIYISALLVALAFAYLTFFIVKTLNGVSSTIQSLDHTVSELETKMQEISHESEQLVHKTNSLTEDIQHKVDSTDGVFDSLHNVGESLHNINDALSRGAAHFSMQSSKQTDQLTNIIRWSDAAMNLYSTYSNKKTS
- a CDS encoding MFS transporter; translated protein: MKEKKWDLFALASIPLLMTLGNSMLIPVLPIMEKEIEITSFQSSLIITIYSIIAIPLIPISGYLSDKWGRKKVIIPCLIIVGIGGALAAFAAWKVENPLMLILIGRFIQGVGASGAFPVVIPTVGDMFKEEEEVSKGLGIIETANTFGKVLSPVLGALLAVILWFIPFVAIPVLALIAILLVMILVKVPKEEQQEETHTFKEFLHMIKDLFKKNSHWLSAIFISGGIFMFVLFGFLFHFSNLLEDEYKKFGYIKGLLLAVPLLFLCAASYIAGSKVGQNKKAMKNLILIGHAIASIALIFVQGELLIRYLLLLSIAGVGIGLALPCLDAYITEGTPKEERGTITSLYSSMRFVGVAAGPPVIAVMMKSTPTWIYYLFAILCLIGFFINWWAIKPDEQDG
- a CDS encoding DUF2935 domain-containing protein, whose product is MDKYEESALFEHKFWLQVLGDHARFIRDALYPSETIDIKQANDYIELFDAYLNRVRNEHMDNMQTFTNEVGKQVRTFRHFKLSLLESNLQGEIGVHLSPTFFNHMVNELEEYLLVIAYLGKGEIPPIFHELHHHMLWLLDASGHAGAIHDQLDGVEKRLRNRSEEFTKHFNQFYMKAVELTGYLRTNLENFPALNKFNDDVEVEMYLFKTFLNELEELELSETLLGTFSGLMADHMVREECYYLYKIAESTQSEYPSCDPTKPRTEDPY
- a CDS encoding thiamine phosphate synthase: MRDANLSIPMVGIGGIDEQNAESVIRAGANGVSLSH